One Pelobates fuscus isolate aPelFus1 chromosome 8, aPelFus1.pri, whole genome shotgun sequence genomic window carries:
- the LOC134571974 gene encoding E3 ubiquitin-protein ligase TRIM39-like: protein MASEDLSEELNCSICLNIYTHPVMLSCGHNFCCVCIGNVLDTQEGAGVYTCPECRAEFGERPILQRNLKLRNIAECYRSAQPEKEDSGIFCTYCVHTPVPAAKTCLLCEASLCDVHLSVHSKSAEHVLMDLTSSLENRKCSVHKETLKYYCSQDATCVCVTCIAFGDHKGHQLCTLNEASEKEKKKIRKVLDKIILKQGEMDEKLQSLQKRKSEVQDKAAGVTERVSAFFRDIRKQLESLENRIQSEISRQEEQISLQVSDLIQRLEIKKEDLTRKVGHIEELCNMTDPLTVLQGWQADSADFNDTEDEDDMDTDRDNDTSSTVGDLDEVLVSLTLQRELNDVIADVTIKNGLHVPEVSDLLLDVNTAANDVSVSEDLKTISMSDEKLNRPQRSERFLNYQAFNKRTFMSGRHYWELETSDTGLSRIGVSYPSTEKEGRNSIIGDNNKSWCLCMYEKDSYVIHESKPYQLLPAPSCHRFGIYLDYEAGRLSFYELCDPVRHLYTFTATFTEPLHAGFMVWGDSWIRISS from the coding sequence ATGGCGTCAGAAGATCTGAGTGAAGAGTTAAACTGCTCCATCTGTCTGAATATTTACACGCATCCGGTAATGCTGAGCTGCGGACATAACTTCTGCTGTGTCTGTATCGGCAATGTGCTGGATACACAGGAGGGAGCTGGAGTTTATACCTGTCCTGAGTGCAGAGCGGAGTTTGGGGAACGTCCTATTCTGCAAAGGAACCTGAAGCTGCGTAACATTGCAGAGTGTTACCGTTCTGCGCAGCCAGAAAAAGAGGATTCTGGGATTTTCTGTACTTACTGCGTTCACACTCCTGTACCTGCAGCTAAGACATGTCTACTCTGTGAGGCTTCCCTGTGTGACGTCCACCTGAGTGTACATAGCAAGTCTGCCGAACATGTCTTAATGGATCTCACTTCTTCCCTGGAGAACAGAAAATGCTCCGTCCACAAGGAGACCCTGAAATATTACTGCTCTCAGGATGCTACCTGTGTCTGTGTGACCTGTATTGCCTTTGGGGATCACAAGGGACACCAACTTTGTACCTTGAATGAGGCGTCTGAGAAGGAGAAGAAGAAAATCAGAAAAGTTTTGGACAAAATTATCCTAAAGCAGGGGGAAATGGATGAAAAACTACAGAGCCTCCAGAAGCGCAAGAGCGAAGTACAAGATAAAGCTGCCGGGGTAACTGAGAGAGTCTCTGCTTTTTTTCGTGATATCAGGAAACAGTTGGAATCCCTAGAGAATCGAATCCAGAGTGAGATCTCCCGGCAGGAAGAGCAGATCTCACTCCAAGTCTCGGATTTAATACAGCGACTGGAAATAAAGAAGGAGGACCTTACCAGGAAGGTGGGTCACATTGAGGAGCTGTGTAACATGACGGACCCACTAACTGTCTTACAAGGATGGCAAGCAGACAGCGCTGACTTTAATGATACGGAGGATGAAGATGACATGGATACAGATAGGGATAATGACACATCTTCTACTGTAGGGGATCTGGATGAGGTTCTGGTCTCATTGACCTTGCAGCGTGAATTAAATGATGTTATCGCTGATGTAACTATAAAGAATGGACTCCATGTGCCAGAGGTTTCAGACCTATTATTAGATGTAAACACGGCTGCTAATGATGTATCTGTGTCAGAAGATTTAAAAACGATATCCATGTCTGATGAAAAGCTGAACCGACCGCAAAGATCTGAGAGATTTCTTAATTATCAGGCTTTCAATAAAAGAACATTTATGTCAGGGCGACATTACTGGGAATTGGAGACCAGCGATACAGGACTTAGCAGGATCGGAGTATCTTATcccagcacagagaaggaaggCAGGAATTCCATCATAGGGGATAATAATAAATCCTGGtgtttgtgcatgtatgaaaaagaCTCTTATGTGATACATGAATCAAAGCCATATCAGTTACTCCCTGCTCCTTCCTGCCATAGATTTGGGATATATCTGGACTATGAAGCTGGTCGGCTCTCATTCTATGAGCTGTGTGACCCAGTCAGACATTTATACACCTTCACTGCCACCTTCACTGAGCCTCTACATGCTGGGTTTATGGTGTGGGGAGATAGTTGGATCAGAATCAGTAGCTAG